Genomic DNA from Bacteroidales bacterium:
TTTCAACTTTTCTAATCGTTCTATACACGCAAAAAGGTTTTTCAATTTGTTTTCGTCTTGGTATTCAAGCCAATCGGCATGAAGCATAAATCCATACTGGCAAATATTTACCGGAAAATATTCGTATCTACCATTGATTCCAATCATGGGAACATGCTGATCGTCAAATTTGCCGTCATAGTAATTTTGGGTGTAGTGAACCATAGCTGGACGCATATCAATATAATATACTCCCAAGCTTTTATCCCAACTTACCTTGCCTAATCTTAACGTAATTTTTTTACTCTCCTCTTTCATGGTTTATTTTCATAAAGGTCGAATCCCATAGTTATCGATTATTATTCCTTTAACCATATCCTTAGGAGTAGCAAAGCATATTTTTTCTTTCCCCTCCCATGGAGCTTTGGTACCATCGTGTCGCCATTGACTCGACTTAAAATTCATAAAGTGAATATAAATGAAATTTCGTGCAACATCGCGATTGTTGGTAATTTTACTGTCAATATAATACCACGTATCGGGTTGTTGGCTATTTAATGTTCCATCAAGCCAGGGTTTAAAAACGAACGGCGTGGTGTATTGTTCTTTCAGATAAAGTTTTCGGGTTTTGTAAAATGATAGTTTGTTTAAAAACTTTTCGGGTAGCCTTAGCTTAAATTTATCGTTGACCTTATGTAAATTATTTTGTACATACGCATTGGTTATTCCATGTTCATCAATACCCACAAAATCGGGATGATACAGAGCCTCTTTCCATCGGTATATTTTTCTAAACATTGTTCGGTTTTTCTCATTGTTTCTGAAAAGGGCAAAATGTCCTGAAATGCGGTGGCTGTGGGTTGAAAACACATCGTATTTTGCAAGCAATTCATCGGTATAGAACGAACGAATATCACCAAACAACAGATCAACGTCGCACCAGCCATAAAAATCGTAGTCTTTAAAATCTACTTGATGAATATATCCGAACAATGGACGTAAATCGCAAAGTTTATAAGCGTTGGGAGGATTAAAATTCAATCCTGTAACTTGGTTTACAAACGAAATATAATCGCTAAAAGTAAGCGATCGAACTTTAATGTTTTGGGCATCAAGCAGCGATGTATCGCAATCAGTATAAAACAGAAAATCAATAGTTGAATTACGCTTGATGGTTTCTACAAATAATGCAAACCACTCCGGCCAGCGTCCAAAGTAAGGGATAAGGATTATTATGGAGTTTTTTCTTTTCACTTTACTAACTAAGAATTTAAATAACAAATAATGTTTTCTCCTTTATGCGACAATACAAAATCATAATTTACTAATGTGCTAAAAAACTGTTTTGAGCATCCTTTTCTTAACCAATCATGCAACTCTATTATAATAACTTTTGTAATAGGTAGCCATTGTTCAAAATTACTTTGAAACAATTCAATTTCTGAACCTTCAATATCAATTTTTAAAATATCAATCTGCGTGATCTGGTGTATATTGATGAGATCTATCATCGTCAACGTTTTAACGTTATCCTGATTTTCATGAGTGGATTCCATTACTGAGTAGCCCCACTCTCCAAGATTATTATCTTTTATGCTCAAATCTGCATGTTTATGCCAAATAGCATTATGATATATAACAATATTCTGATAATTTTTAGTGTTTTTTAGTAACATATCATAGTTATTTTTTTCAGGCTCTAATGCTATAATTTTTGATTCAGGAAACTTATTTGCAAAAAAGACGGAAGACAAGCCGATATTTGCCCCTAAATCAATGATTACATTGGGTTTGAATTCAAGCTTTATATTGTACTCCTGATTAAAAAGAACTTGATAAAAGGTTTGAATATCTGAACTTTCAGCCCGTAAATATAAGGGGTACTTATATTCCTTGTGTTTAAATTTTATTTCTTTTTTTCTTGAAATAAATAGCTGTTTAACATAAAAGATAAGACCATTCCAACCAAATCTAAGAAAGTGATTTCGGATATAATTTATTCGTAATAATTGTTTAATTAACTGCATATTTAAATTTATGATTTTGTTTTAATAAATGATTTGAAATAGGATGACACTGTTTTAATATCGTGGTAATTCATCAAATAATAATTACCAAATGGCATTTTTAATTTAATGTGTACAAAATACGCCATGGTTAAAAACGAAGCAAAATAAGTAAAAGTTGACGCTAGTGAAGCACCTACCAACCCAAAATATTTTATTAATATAAAATTGAATACAATATTAACAACAAAACTCAATATTGTTGCATATAAATTATAAATTTGTTTATTGCAAGAAGCTATATAAACAGCATATAATCTTGACACATTTGAAAAAATAATACCTGGCAACAATATTTGAAAAAGAAATGCAGCACTTCTAAAATCCGCTCCATAAATAAGTGGGATAATCCAGTTTGCTATTAAAAAGCTAAAAACAGCCAATAAAATTAATGAAGTGAAATTTATTTTTGAATATTTGTAAAACATTTTTTCTTTTTCTCTTATATTTTCTCCTGATAAAAAGGGCATTAATACATTTCCAATAGGAGCAGAAATCATATTAAAGATTACAATTAAGTTAGTGGCCAATGAAAACAGCCCAATAGCAACTTCGTCAAGATAATAATTCAAAAACCACAAACTTAATCTTGCATTAAAAAAACCAATAAATAAAGATAAATGTGTATATAATGTGAATTCAATCATTGGTTTAAAATCTTTTGAATAAGAGACATTAAAACTAGGCTTAATATTTATGTCTTTATAAAAATAGTATATAAATTGAAATATATTTATTAATGAAACAAATAACAAACAATATAGAAGTATTTTTGTATCAATTTCAAACAAATTTGATTTATGAATAAAAAACAGTAAACCAAAAGATAAAAAATTCAATATACTATTGTAGAACAATATTTTATTTAATTTATTGAATTTTTTCATTCCTTGAAAAAATCCTGTTGCTATCCCTCCAATAATTGATAAAATTGAAAACAAATAAAGCCAAACTAAATACAATACTCCGCTATATTTTTCTGGGAATAATAGTTCTTTGTAATTTGAATAGTTAAGAAACAACAACAATAGAAAAATCAAGATACTACAAGCTATAATTATATATAGAGAGATCGCTAAAATTTTATTTTTTGCAATGGTACCTGAAGGTAAAAAGTACGTTAATGCGCTTCCAAAACTCAACGAAAAAAAAACAGCAATCAATTGAGCATTTGCCTGATACAAAGCAAAAACGCCTTTCCCTTCTGGACCAATCATTCGAGCAATAAAAACACCTGATATAATTCCAAATAATTGAATTGGGATTTGAGTTAAAAATGTATATAATATGCTACTGCTAAGCTTCACTTTTTTTGAAACAAAAATACATTAAATATTTATTCGATTTTTATAATAGGGTTGGTTTAATTAGCATTTATATTGCTTTTAAGAATTTTGTAATGGGTTTAACTTTGATTCAACCAAATTGATTATCTTTGTATTATGAAACTACGGGCAATTATAGTAACTCTAGTTATTTTATCTCTTAGCTTTGCTGCATATAGTCAATTTAATTATTCAAGATTAAAGCTTTGGCTTACTTCAGACACCATTGATACAGTTAATAATAAAATTACTCATTGGTTTGACAGAAGTGGCTATCATTACGATTTAAGCCAAACTATACCCAACTGGCAACCTACATTTTCTTTTAGCCCTATTCTAAATCATAATACACTATGTTTTGATGGAAACGACCTCCTTAATTCACCTAACCTCAACCTTTTAAATTGTGAAATTTTTATGATAGCTAAAGGATATGAAGTTAATAATCAATATTTCGGATTTGGAAGTGGATATTATGTTAATTTTCTTAATGATCGATCTATTATTTACCTTGAAGGAGGAAATTATAGATATTTTACACCACAACAAAATACCAACGTTTTTCAAATTCATAATTTTGGATGGAGTAATGGAGATGCATCTACTGCATTCTTAAATATCAACAACATACCTTTAAATTACGGGAGTACCATTGCTAATACAGGCTTTATACTTAATGACTTAAAAGTTGGAGCCAATGCATTAAAAGGAGAAATTGCTGAAATTATTGTTTTCGATACTATTTTAAACCCAACCCTACGCGATAGTGTCGTTTTGTATCTTCAAAATAAATACGCACCACCTGTGCGTTTACCTAACGATACGATACTTAATACTTTCTGTACTATTACCATAAAGCCACAAGGTTATTTTACTGCTTACCTTTGGAACACCGGTGAAACAACTGATAGCATTACCGTTCAATCTACAGGATATTATAAAGTTACAGCCACCGACATTTTTGGACGACAAAGCACCGATAGTATTTGGGTGCAATTCCCAGAGGCACAGTTTGCTAGCACCTATCAGCTATGTTTTGGCGATTCGATGCTTATTACATCTGCGTTAGGCAATAGCATGAATTATAACTGGAGCAACGGAGGAAATCAAAGTTATACCTATGTAAAACAAGAAGGTTGGTATTATGTAACCATTACTGACGCACAATATTGTTATTACATCGATTCTTTCTTTGTCGATATTGACAGTTTGGCCATGCATCCGCTCTTTGTAAGCGATACCACTCACTTATGCGAGGGCAATTTACTTAACTTTAATCCCTATAGCTTTCCTATTGCACATTACCTGTGGCAACCAACCGGTGATACGCTACCACAGACTACCGTTACACAAAGCGGCTATTATACGCTAAGCGTTACAGATGTTGTTGGATGCCAAAACAAAGATTCTATTTTTGTTGATATTATTGGAAGCATTCCAATGATTGATTTCACATTTGACACCATTTGTTTAGGAACCATAACGACTTTCACTAATTTATCTTCATTAAATTACGATTCTTTATTATGGGAATTTGGAGATGGCAGCATTTCAAAAGATTTTAATACAACTCATTTATTTTTAGCATCTGGCAATTATTGGGTTAAGCTAACATTATATAACGGAGCTTGTAGTAATTACGTTACGAAAACAATAATAGTTAAAGAAAAACCTATTGCTAATTTTAATTATTCATTGTCATGTACAGGGTTACCTACCAACTTTTATAACTTATCATACAGCAATGATAGTATTATAGAAACACTTTGGAACTTTGATGGAATTCATACAAGTACCTCAAATAATCCTTCTTTTATCTTTACAAACAATGGGAATTATTCGGTTTCATTAAATATTACCTCTGCAAATGGATGCAAAGATTCGATTATTAAAACTATTAATATATCTGATTCCGCAGTTTTGCCAATTATTAGTTTATATTACCCGGAAAATAATATTACTATTGCCAATAATCAAGTTAATTTTGTTTGGACTGCAAGTAATGCCATAAAATATATCTTTGAATTATCTCTTGATTCATTTGTAACTATTATAACTTCCGATACAACTGTATATAATTATGTCCATTTATTTCTAGAAAATAAAACATATTTTTGGAGAATAAAGGCATTTAATTATTGCAATCAAGAAAGCATTTCTGAAATATATAAATTTAGCGTTTTTACTCCTCAGACTTTAAATGGTTTAAAACTTTGGCTTACTTCAGACACCATTGATACAGTTAATAATAAAATTACTCATTGGTTTGACAGAAGTGGCTATCATTACGATTTAAGCCAAACTATACCCAACTGGCAACCTACATTTTCTTTTAGCCCTATTCTAAATCATAATACACTATGTTTTGATGGAAACGACCTCCTTAATTCACCTAACCTCAACCTTTTAAATTGTGAAATTTTTATGATAGCTAAAGGATATGAAGTTAATAATCAATATTTCGGATTTGGAAGTGGATATTATGTTAATTTTCTTAATGATCGATCTATTATTTACCTTGAAGGAGGAAATTATAGATATTTTACACCACAACAAAATACCAACGTTTTTCAAATTCATAATTTTGGATGGAGTAATGGAGATGCATCTACTGCATTCTTAAATATCAACAACATACCTTTAAATTACGGGAGTACCATTGCTAATACAGGCTTTATACTTAATGACTTAAAAGTTGGAGCCAATGCATTAAAAGGAGAAATTGCTGAAATTATTGTTTTCGATACTATTTTAAACCCAACCCTACGCGATAGTGTCGTTTTGTATCTTCAAAATAAATACGCACCACCTGTGCGTTTACCTAACGATACGATACTTAATACTTTCTGTACTATTACCATAAAGCCACAAGGTTATTTTACTGCTTACCTTTGGAACACCGGTGAAACAACTGATAGCATTACCGTTCAATCTACAGGATATTATAAAGTTACAGCCACCGACATTTTTGGACGACAAAGCACCGATAGTATTTGGGTGCAATTCCCAGAGGCACAGTTTGCTAGCACCTATCAGCTATGTTTTGGCGATTCGATGCTTATTACATCTGCGTTAGGCAATAGCATGAATTATAACTGGAGCAACGGAGGAAATCAAAGTTATACCTATGTAAAACAAGAAGGTTGGTATTATGTAACCATTACTGACGCACAATATTGTTATTATATCGATTCTTTCTTTGTCGATATTGACAGTTTAGCCATGCATCCGCTCTTTGTAAGCGATACCACGCACTTATGCGAAGGTAATTCGCTTAGCTTTAATTCTTATAATTTCCCTATTGCACATTACCTGTGGCAACCAACCGGTGATACGCTACCACAGACTACCGTTACACAAAGCGGTTATTATACGCTAAGCGTTACAGATGTTGTTGGATGCCAAAACAAAGATTCTATTTTTGTAGAGATTACAGGCAAGGCACCTATTGCCAATTTTTCGGCTACCCATACATGCAAAGGCGACAGTACACTTTTTACAGATTTATCTATTCCACTCGACAGTTCACCCATCAATACCTGGCAATGGATTATTAACAACGACACCCTCAACGAACAAAATCCATCGTATTTGTTTTCGCAATATGGTACTTATGCCATTAAACTAAATGTAGGCACCGAAGCAGGTTGTTTTCAAACGAACGAACAAAACATTACTGTTCACCCACTACCCATTTGCGATTTTGACGCTATTCGATTATGCAACAACCACGCTACTTATTTCTCTTCTCATTCTCATATTCCAGTAGGCTCTATTGCTGGCTTAACCTGGAAATGGGGAGATGGAACGTTCAGCTTCGATAGCGACACTACTCATATCTACGCATTACCCAACAACTACACAGTAACACTTATTGCCGAAAGCGATGAGGGTTGTATCGATAGTATTGCACAAAATATCGAAATTAAACCAAGCCCCGTAGCCGGTTTTGATGTTTCGCCTTCGTGCAATGAGAACCCTACTTTTTTTGCCGATACCAGTCAAACCTATTACTATAACCCTATTATGCACTGGGAGTGGTGGTTTGGCGATGGTGCTACTTCTTTTACTCAACACCCCCAACATGTATATCAGCAAAGCGGAAATTATATAATTACATTAGCCATACAATCGCTCAATGGATGCAGCGATACTGTTCAAAAAAACATTTTAGTTTCCACAAAACCACAGGCAAATTTTATTGCAGATACCGCATGTGTTCATCAACCTTTAATTTTAGAAGATGCTTCATCAATAATAAATGGTACTATTGACGAATGGAATTGGTATGTTCATAATAATTTTGTTTCTTCATTGCAAAATGCAACTTTAACACTCACATCTTCGGGTAGCTTGCCTATAACACTAATTGTTACCTCCAATACTCGATGCACCGATACCATCACAAAAAACATTACCGTTTATCCCAAACCCAGCGTAAATTTCGACCTTCAACCGACTTATGGAGCTGTTCCATTAACGGTATATTTCAATAACCTATCTGAATTTGGACAATCATATTGGAATTTCGGCGATGGTAGTACATCAACCATTACTCAGCCAACACATAATTTTACCGATACAGGCAAATACACCATTTGGCTTACCTTAACCAACATTCACGGATGCAAAGATTCTATTTCTAAAACAGTATTAGTTGTGCCAAATTGGCTCGATTTAGCTATTGAAAAAATATTTTATATTAAAGACAATCTATTTTTAACGGTTCAGGTTTTAGTCGCCAATGTGGGTACACTTCCTATCGAAAATCCCTATGTAACTCTTATGGTCGATGGCAATCGTTTAGTTTCTGAATTAATTACCGACACTCTTTTTTCGGGCGATAAAATTATGTACACCTTTACAAGTAAAATACCTATAGCCGATGCAACTCCTTCATATATATGCGTTCAAGGACAAGTATGGCAAACACAAAATGAAGTCAACAATCAAAATAATGAGCAATGCATTGCCTTAAGCGAAGAAGAACAATTACTTAATTTTTACCCCAATCCTGCTCAAAACAATATTCATATTCTATTGCAATTAGATGAGGATCAAACTATTTATATTCAGTTAACAGATATTACAGGCAAAAAACTGCTATATCAACCATTAACACTGGAAAAAAGCTTTCATCAACTAAATATTTCTTTGGAAAACCTCTCACAAGGAATTTATATTATACAAATACGAACGAAAAAAAATACCTTTGTGCATAAATTTATGAAAGAATAGTATGGATTTGATTTTTGCTTCGAATAATAAACACAAAGCCGAAGAAATAAGACTCTTACTACCCACCCATATTCGTTTACTAACGCTGTCGGAGGTAGGCTTTTTTAAAGAAATAGAAGAAACAGGGCTAACTTTAGAAGAAAATGCACGCATAAAGGCAAGAACTGTTTTTAACGAAATTAAACAACCCGTTTTTGCCGATGATACAGGACTCGAAGTAGAAGCATTGGGTGGTAAGCCAGGCGTTTATTCGGCACGTTACGCGGGTGAAGATGGCAACTCAGATGCTAATATGAAAAAACTCCTTCGTGAAATGAAGGATATTCAAAATCGTAATGCTCAATTTCGCTGTTGTATTGTTTTAATTGTAAACGAAAAAGAATATTTATTTAATGGTATCGTAAGAGGGACAATAGCTCATTCGCCTCGAGGAAACAATGGTTTTGGCTACGATCCTATTTTTGTCCCCGAAGGCGATATACATACCTTTGCAGAAATTCCTCTTTGTGTAAAAAATACATTGAGCCATCGCACATTAGCTATAAAGCAAATGATCGAATTTATAAATCAAACCATGCATGCTTAAGCCTATAACATATCAACACGCCAGAGGGGAATGCAAAATTATTTTCAATCCCTTTTCGTTGTTTGTACATCAACTACCACAAAATTCGGTTTTTATTGTCGATAAAAACGTTTATCAATTATACCTTAACATTTTCAATAAAATAAAAAAACCTATTTATATTTATCAAGCCAGCGAAAAAAGAAAAACGCTGAAATCATTAGAATATATTTTTAATTTTTTTTATGATAATGCCGTTGATAGAGGATTTACCATAGCCGTTGTAGGAGGTGGTATAACGTGCGATATTGGTGCTATGGCTGCGTCTTTATGGAAACGAGGTTGCAAACTCGTACTGGTGCCAACAACGCTTTTAGCAATGATAGACGCAGCAATCGGCGGAAAAACAGCGATCAATTTTCATTCAATAAAAAACAGCGTTGGTACTTTTTATCATGCCGATAAAATTTGGATCGATACTAAGTTTTTAAACACACTTCCCATAGAAATCTATACAGAAGGTATTCCAGAAATCATCAAACATGCCCTATCGCTTAATAAAAATTTACTCGAGCAACTTATAAAAATCAATGCTGATTCTTTTGGGTATCTAAAAAATATAAGTGATGACATCATTTACGAAAACATTATAACCAAACTAAGCATCGTAACTTCCGACCCTGAAGAAAAAAACATAAGAAAAATATTAAACGTGGGGCATACGGTTGGACATGCATTTGAACTCTCGTATGGACTACCTCACGGAATAGCTGTGGCTAATGGCATTCTTGTAGAACTTGAAACATTCAATTTACTGGGCTACATTGACGATCCCTCAGTATTAACTATATCAAAAACACTTTTAAAACCATTTATATCTAATAAAATAAAAAAAGAAATTGAACCTTTATTGCCATTTTTGTTACAAGATAAAAAACGAAATATGGACGAAATTTCTATTCCGATTGTAAAATCAATTGGAAATACCATTATCCAAAATATTCAAATAACCGACTTTACAAAAGCCTTGCAAGAAGTACTTTTAAATGAACGTTAAAATCAACATACCTTATTTGAATGGGCAATGGACAGCTCCATCATCTAAAAGTGAACTTATACGATTTATTGCCATTGCCATGCAGTGCGAAGAAACAAGCACACTAAATAACGTAACCTGGTGCAACGATAGCTATGCTATGCTCAACACAGCCGAAGCGTGGGGAGCTGATATCGAACTATCCGAAAATAGGTTACAAATTAAAGGCTGCATAGAACCACAATCGCACGAATTCAATACAGGTGAATCGGCTCTTTGCCTACGTTTGATGATACCTATTTTGGCATGCCACAAAGGCACATACAAATTGCAAGCAGAAGGTACTTTGCTTAATCGCCCTGTCGGCGAAATTGAAAACATTATCAAGCAACTGGGTGCTCATATCCAAACAAATCAGAATTTCCCACCTATAACCATTACCGGCAGTATTCAAGCTGGTAGCCTTACTATCGAGAATCCAATCACATCGCAAAATTTAAGCGGTTTGCTTATGGCATTGCCTTTATTAAAAGACAATAGTCGAATAGCTGTAAATAAACTCATTAGTCAACCTTATATTAAACTAACGCTTTCGTGTTTACAACAAGCAGGAATTAACATTACGGTCAATTCAATGTTTAACGAGTTTATTATTCAAGGCAACCAAGCTTTTAAACCTATATCAACTTCAATAGAAGGCGATTGGAGTGCTGCATCGCTTTTTTTAGTTGCAGCCGCTATAAATGGTCAACTGCGATTAAAAAATCTTAATCCACAAAGTTTACAAGCCGATAAAGCAATATTAAATTTTATTTCAACTAAATACGACCATCAATACCATTGTAGAAAACAAGCCATTCAAGCTTTTGAAGCCGATATTACCCATTGCCCCGATTTATTTCCTGCCCTTATGGTTTTGGCTCTAAATGCAAACAATAGTTGCAAAATCACTGGCATTAACCGTTTATTATACAAAGAAAGCAATAGAATTGACAAGTTTATTGAAGAATTCTCAAAATTTGGTGGTAAATATAGCATTCAAGGCGATATACTCCATATACGACCACCCGAAAAAATAGACTCAGCAACCATTAACGCTCACAACGACCACCGCATAGCAATGGCTGCTGCTATGGCTACCATCGGAAGCGATGCTGATGCTACTATTGTTGGGGCTGAGTGTGTTAATAAATCTTATCCTTCTTTTTGGGAAGACCTTCAATGTTTAGGTGCCAACCTTTCAATAAACAATTAAATGAAGCCTTACATTATACAACGAAAAAATCATATAGCATGGATTGAATTTCCCATTCTATCTCAATTTTCCGAGTTGGTGCATTTTTCTACCCTACGAATGGGAGGGTTTAGCAATCACCCACAAGCATCGCTCAACATGGGTTTTGTACGAACCGACTTCACAACCAAAGTAATCGAAAACCGAAAATTAGTAGCCGAATCCTTGGGTATACCTATTGAAAATATGATATTTTCGCGTCAAACTCATAGCGACCACATTGCCATAGTTTCTGCTGTTGATAAAGGCAAAGGCGTTTTTTATAAACCTACTGCTATACAAGATAATGATGGGTATGTAGTCTCCGAACCCCTTATTTGCCCAGTTGTAATGACTGCCGATTGCGTGCCTGTATTTCTCTACGACCCTCAAAACAAAATAGCATCGGTCGTACATTCGGGCTGGCGAGGAACCGTTCAACACATTGCATCCAAAGCGGTTGATATAATGGTAGCTAAAGGATCACATGTAAATAATATTGTAGCCGCCATAGGTCCATCGGCTGGAAGTTGTTGTTACCAAGTTGGCGAAGAAGTACTCGAAAAATTTGTTAGTGCATATGGAACTGAAGCCTATCGTTTCTTTTCATCACCCAAACCGCCCTTTACGGTAAATTTATGGGATGCTATACGCACTTCGCTCATACGAAGCGGTCTAACACCTAAACATATTGCCCAAACCGATTTATGCACTATTTGTAATCCACATATGTTTTTTTCTGCACGCAACAATAAAGGAATGACCGGCAGAATGGCTTCGGGCATAATGATTAAACCTTAAACATAAAACTCTACTAAAAAATTTAATTGAGCGACAATAACTATATTTTTCTAATTCTACCTTTATCGGAGCATTGCTTTATTAGTATTGAAATAGATGATTGCAGCAAAGGATGCTCCCATTCGGGGCTAATCTCTTGCAATGGCAATAAAACAAATAAACGTTCGTGCAAATGTGGATGAGGTAATGTTAATATAGATGAAGTTAACAAACATTTATCACAAAAGAGAATATCTAAATCAATTATTCGATCAACATAAAACGTTTCATTAACATTACTACGTCGTCGACCCATTTTTTTTTCAATATCTAACAAAAAAGCTAAAAGTTGTTCAGCCTCAAAATAACTTTCGTATAAAATAACTGCATTGTAAAACCAATTTTCGCTTTTATACCCCCAAGGCTCTGACTCATAAATTGAAGATTGCTTTAATACCTTACCTCCCAGATCTTTTATAGCTTCAATTGCCTGATTTATATTACTAATACGATTCCCAATATTACTACCTAAACTAATCCCGTATAACATTCTTAAATTGTTAATAAAAAGCTTCTAAAGTTATGAACAATTCTAATCAAATACGCATACTAATTCTTAATTTTACGAAAAATATTTTTTTTATGAGTTTTGTTCATTTACATGTTCATACACAGTATTCTATCCTTGATGGTGCTTCTAATATCAAAAAATTAATAAAACGAGCTGTCGATTTGGGCATGCCTGCTTTAGCTATTACTGATCATGGAAATCTTTTTGGTATTAAAGAATTTTTAAATGAATGCAAAAAACATAACGATGCCGAAAAGAAAAAACAAAAAGAAGCCCTTGAAAAAGGTGAGACTTACGAACCTCGTTTTTTAAAACCAATTGTAGGTTGCGAAATGTATTTAGCACGTCGCTCTCGGTTCGATAAAGATAAAAACTCCGACGACCGAAGCGGAAATCATTTAATCGTATTAGCAAAAAATATAACCGGATATCATAATCTATTAAAACTTGTCTCACTATCGTATATAGAAGGTTTTTATAGCAAGCCTCGCATCGATAAAGAAATACTCTTTAAATACAAAGACGGTCTTATTATATCTACCGCTTGTATTGCTGGCGAAATTCCTTCTGCCATTAGAAAAAATGATATAGAACTGGCACACAAACTAATATTAGAATACAAAGAACAATTTGGCAACGATTTTTATCTCGAATTGCAAATGCATAAAACCAACGACCCCACAGCCGATAATGAAGTTTTTAAAGAACAAGAAAAAGTCAATAAAGTACTTATAGAGCTTTCGAAACAAACAGGAGTAAAACTAATTTGCACCAACGACGTTCATTTTATCAATCAAGAAGATGCAGAGGCTCACGATAGGTTAATATGTATCAACACCAATGTTCCGGTTAACGATCCCTATCGCTTACGCTACACCAAGCAAGAATGGCTCAAATCGCCCGAAGAAATGAAAGCTCTTTTTTCGCATATACCTGAAGCGATAGAAAACACCCTTGAAATAGCTCATAAAGTAGAAGAATACGATATTAACAATTCACCAATAATGCCTATTTTTCCTATACCAAAAGACTTTGCCGATGAAGAAACATACAAACAAAAATATACCGAA
This window encodes:
- the pgeF gene encoding peptidoglycan editing factor PgeF translates to MKPYIIQRKNHIAWIEFPILSQFSELVHFSTLRMGGFSNHPQASLNMGFVRTDFTTKVIENRKLVAESLGIPIENMIFSRQTHSDHIAIVSAVDKGKGVFYKPTAIQDNDGYVVSEPLICPVVMTADCVPVFLYDPQNKIASVVHSGWRGTVQHIASKAVDIMVAKGSHVNNIVAAIGPSAGSCCYQVGEEVLEKFVSAYGTEAYRFFSSPKPPFTVNLWDAIRTSLIRSGLTPKHIAQTDLCTICNPHMFFSARNNKGMTGRMASGIMIKP
- a CDS encoding 3-dehydroquinate synthase; translation: MLKPITYQHARGECKIIFNPFSLFVHQLPQNSVFIVDKNVYQLYLNIFNKIKKPIYIYQASEKRKTLKSLEYIFNFFYDNAVDRGFTIAVVGGGITCDIGAMAASLWKRGCKLVLVPTTLLAMIDAAIGGKTAINFHSIKNSVGTFYHADKIWIDTKFLNTLPIEIYTEGIPEIIKHALSLNKNLLEQLIKINADSFGYLKNISDDIIYENIITKLSIVTSDPEEKNIRKILNVGHTVGHAFELSYGLPHGIAVANGILVELETFNLLGYIDDPSVLTISKTLLKPFISNKIKKEIEPLLPFLLQDKKRNMDEISIPIVKSIGNTIIQNIQITDFTKALQEVLLNER
- the aroA gene encoding 3-phosphoshikimate 1-carboxyvinyltransferase, which translates into the protein MNVKINIPYLNGQWTAPSSKSELIRFIAIAMQCEETSTLNNVTWCNDSYAMLNTAEAWGADIELSENRLQIKGCIEPQSHEFNTGESALCLRLMIPILACHKGTYKLQAEGTLLNRPVGEIENIIKQLGAHIQTNQNFPPITITGSIQAGSLTIENPITSQNLSGLLMALPLLKDNSRIAVNKLISQPYIKLTLSCLQQAGINITVNSMFNEFIIQGNQAFKPISTSIEGDWSAASLFLVAAAINGQLRLKNLNPQSLQADKAILNFISTKYDHQYHCRKQAIQAFEADITHCPDLFPALMVLALNANNSCKITGINRLLYKESNRIDKFIEEFSKFGGKYSIQGDILHIRPPEKIDSATINAHNDHRIAMAAAMATIGSDADATIVGAECVNKSYPSFWEDLQCLGANLSINN
- the folK gene encoding 2-amino-4-hydroxy-6-hydroxymethyldihydropteridine diphosphokinase encodes the protein MLYGISLGSNIGNRISNINQAIEAIKDLGGKVLKQSSIYESEPWGYKSENWFYNAVILYESYFEAEQLLAFLLDIEKKMGRRRSNVNETFYVDRIIDLDILFCDKCLLTSSILTLPHPHLHERLFVLLPLQEISPEWEHPLLQSSISILIKQCSDKGRIRKI